A single genomic interval of Takifugu flavidus isolate HTHZ2018 chromosome 19, ASM371156v2, whole genome shotgun sequence harbors:
- the LOC130515843 gene encoding rho-associated protein kinase 2-like isoform X5, translating to MPGAESRQESRLAKLEALMRNPQSALNLETLLDSISALARDLNYPALRKNKNIDAFLNRYEKAASQLQELQVKLSDFDKVKLIGRGAYGEVQLVRHKASQKVYAMKQLNKFEMIKRSDSAFFWEERHIMAFSNSPWVVQLCCAFQDDRHLYMVMEFMPGGDLVTLTMNYDIPEKWARFYTAEVVLALDAIHSMGFIHRDVKPDNMLLDQHGHLKLADFGTCMKMDSTGMVHCDTAVGTPDYISPEVLQSQGGDGYYGRECDWWSVGVFIYELLVGETPFYAESLVGTYGKIMNHKNSLIFPEDVEMSQDAKDLICAFLSDRKVRLGRNGVDDIKRHAFFQNNQWTFDIIRETVAPVVPELSSDIDTSNFDDIENDKGNAETFPPPRAFVGNQLPFVGFTYFKEDQLLKANNKYLAEDSKDGEENSENKESDTNTELQKKLHQLEEQLDCEMQAKDELEQKCKNATNRLEKLVKELDKEMSGRQKVEASLRQLERERALLQHQSVENLRKVELETDRKRSLENELNNLRDQLEDLRKKNQNSQISNEKNIQLQKQLDDTNAGLQAEQEAAARLKKSQAEAQKQAQSLEASLGETKERCSQLEKDRMELEKQLTALQAELDEERRDGNLRTETIADLQGRVGRLKEEVKEVKSSHSEVLSEKKKLQEQLGILEKEKSNQEIDLMFKLRTLQQSMELEELEHKATKAKLADQNKIDHSIEEATPEALKEVELTLQEERSLKMQVEGKLLQLKKEHSMLDCDYKQAKQKLDELQTQKEKLSEEVKNLSLRLEQESHRRSLSQSELKMQTQQVSVLRSSEKQLKQELNHLLDMKQTLDKQNQELRREKQEVGGQLKELKDQLEAEQYFTTLYKTQVRELKDESDKKSKQCKELQRRLAEYKEERESLTAQLEASLTKVDTEQLARSIAEEQYSDLEKEKIMKELEIKDMMARHKQELGDKEATISSLEESNRTLTVDVANLAGEKEELNNQLKEMQQKLQKAKEAEKQMNSHKMSFERMLQNERTLKIQAINKLAEVMNRRVPVRGGTEVHRREKENRKLQLELRAEKEKLNSTIIKYQREMTDMQALLAEENQVRLELQMALDSKESDIEQLRCQISTLSVHSLDSTSISSGNDLDTSEGYPDSRLEGWISLPTKNTKRFGWDKKYLVVSSKKILFYNSELDREQGNPFMTLDIDKLFHVRPVTHTDVYRADPKEIPRIFQILYANEGEVKRDQEVVMEPTPFGERPSYISHKGHEFILTLYHFPSSCEVCTRPLWHVFKPPPALECRRCHTKCHKDHLDKKEEVIVPCKVNYDMSTAKELLLLTNSQEEQQRWVSHLYKRIPRKHPTLGPAASLSTSPEAPPRSSPRVSPRPSPRSSPHMSPHRGAVKIQSGRQQQTSSKTR from the exons gactCCATCAGCGCACTGGCGCGTGATCTGAACTATCCCGCTCTacggaaaaacaaaaacatagacGCCTTCCTCAACCGAT ATGAGAAGGCGGCCagtcagctgcaggagctgcaggtgaagctctCCGACTTTGACAAAGTGAAGCTGATCGGCCGCGGGGCCTACGGGGAGGTGCAGCTG GTCCGTCACAAGGCCTCTCAGAAGGTCTACGCCATGAAGCAGCTCAACAAGTTTGAGATGATCAAGCGGTCGGACTCGGCCTTCTTTTGGGAGGAGCGGCACATCATGGCTTTCTCCAACAGTCCCTGGGTGGTGCAG CTGTGCTGCGCCTTCCAAGATGACCGCCACCTCTACATGGTGATGGAGTTCATGCCCGGCGGCGACCTGGTCACGCTCACCATGAACTACGACATACCCGAGAAGTGGGCTCGCTTCTACACGGCCGAGGTGGTGCTGGCGCTGGACGCCATCCACTCCATGGGCTTCATCCACCGCGACGTCAAACCGGACAACATGCTGCTCGACCAGCATGGCCACCTGAAGCTGGCGGACTTCGGCACCTGCATGAAGATGGACTCG ACAGGCATGGTTCACTGCGACACAGCTGTAGGTACGCCTGATTACATCTCCCCAGAGGTGCTCCAGTCTCAGGGTGGTGATGGTTACTACGGCCGGGAATGTGACTGGTGGTCTGTGGGAGTCTTTATCTATGAGTTACTGGTTG GTGAAACCCCCTTCTATGCCGAGTCTCTCGTTGGAACTTACGGGAAGATCATGAACCACAAGAATTCCCTAATCTTCCCAGAAGATGTGGAAATGTCTCAGGATGCCAAAGACCTCATCTGTGCCTTTCTTTCTGACAG GAAAGTTCGGCTGGGACGCAATGGAGTGGATGACATCAAGCGGCACGCGTTTTTCCAGAACAACCAGTGGACCTTCGACATCATccgagaga CGGTGGCTCCAGTCGTGCCAGAGCTGAGCAGTGACATCGACACCAGCAACTTTGACGACATAGAGAATGACAAAGGCAACGCCGAGACCTTCCCTCCACCCAGAGCGTTCGTGGGCAACCAGCTGCCGTTTGTTGGCTTCACTTACTTCAAGGAGGACCA GTTACTGAAGGCGAATAATAAATACTTGGCAGAAGATTCAAAGGACGGTGAGGAAAACAGCGAGAATAAGGAGTCGGACACCAACACAGAG CTTCAGAAAAAGCTtcatcagctggaggagcagctcgaCTGTGAGATGCAGGCCAAAgatgagctggagcagaagTGCAA AAATGCCACCAACCGTTTAGAAAAGCTTGTGAAAGAGCTGGACAAGGAG ATGAGCGGCAGACAGAAAGTGGAGGCCTCGCTCCGTCAGCTGGAGAGAGAAcgagctctgctgcagcaccagagcGTCGAGAACCTGCGCAAGGTGGAGCTCGAGACTGACAGGAAGCGGAGCCTGGAGAACGAAT tgaaCAACCTGAGGGATCAGCTGGAGGATCTTCGGAAAAAGAACCAGAATTCCCAAATCTCCAACGAGAAGAATATCCAACTGCAGAAACAA CTCGACGACACCAACGCTGGGCTGCAGGCGGAACAGGAGGCGGCAGCCAGGCTGAAGAAGAGTCAGGCAGAGGCGCAGAAACAGGCTCAGAGCCTGGAGGCCAGCCTGGGGGAGACGAAGGAGAGGTGTAGCCAGCTGGAAAAGGACaggatggagctggagaagcagctgacGGCGCTGCAGGCCGAGctggacgaggagaggagagatggaaaCCTCAGGACCGAAACCATCGCTGACCTGCAGG GACGTGTTGGGAGactgaaggaggaggtgaaagaaGTGAAATCCTCCCACTCTGAAGTCCTGTCTGAAAAGAAGAAGCTTCAGGAGCAGTTGGGCATCCTTGAAAAG GAGAAGAGCAACCAGGAGATAGACTTGATGTTCAAGCTGAGGACTCTGCAGCAGAGtatggagctggaggagctggagcacaagGCCACCAAAGCCAAGCTGGCGGATCAAAATAAGATCGACCATTCCATCGAGGAGGCCACCCCTGAGGCCCTGAAAG AGGTGGAATTgacgctgcaggaggagcgCAGCCTGAAGATGCAGGTGGAggggaagctgctgcagctgaagaaggagCACTCCATGCTGGACTGTGACTACAAGCAGGCCAAGCAAAAGCTGGAcgagctgcagacacaaaaggaGAAACTCTCCGAAGAG GTAAAGAACCTGAGCCTgcggctggagcaggagagccACAGGCGAAGTCTGAGCCAGAGCGAGCTGAAGATGCAGACCCAGCAGGTGTCGGTGCTCCGCTCTTCAGAGAAACAGCTCAAGCAGGAGCTCAACCACCTGCTGGACATGAAGCAGACCCTGGACAAGCAGAACCAGGAACTGCGCAG GGAGAAGCAGGAGGTGGGTGGCCAGCTGAAGGAACTGAAAGAccagctggaggcagaacaGTATTTCACG ACCCTGTACAAGACGCAGGTCCGTGAGCTGAAGGACGAGAGCGACAAGAAGAGCAAACAGTGCAaagagctgcagcggcggctgGCAGAGTAcaaggaggagag GGAGTCACTGACGGCCCAGCTGGAAGCCAGTTTAACCAAGGTGGACACTGAGCAGCTGGCCCGCTCCATCGCCGAGGAGCAGTACTCtgacctggagaaggagaagatcatgaaggagctggagatcaAAGACATGATGGCGAGACACAAGCAGGAACTCGGCGACAAGGAGGCCACCATCAGCTCG ctggaggagtccAACCGCACGCTGACGGTGGACGTAGCCAACCTGGccggagagaaggaggagctcAACAACCAGctgaaagaaatgcagcaaa aGTTGCAGAAAGCCAAAGAAGCGGAGAAGCAGATGAACTCGCACAAAATGTCTTTCGAAAGGATGCTGCAGAACGAACGCACGCTGAAAATCCAG GCCATCAACAAGCTGGCCGAGGTGATGAACAGAAGGGTGCCGGTGCGGGGGGGCACGGAGGTTcacaggagggagaaggagaacagGAAGCTGCAACTGGAGCTGcgggcagagaaggagaaactCAACAGCACCATCATCAAGTACCAGAGGGAAATGACAGATATGCAGGCG CTGTTGGCGGAGGAGAACCAGGTTCGCCTGGAGCTTCAGATGGCGCTGGACAGCAAAGAGAGCGACATCGAGCAGCTGCGTTGCCAGATTTCCACCCTCAGCGTTCACTCACTGGActccaccagcatcagcagcggCAACGACCTGGACACGAGCGAGGGATACCCAG ACTCCAGGCTGGAGGGCTGGATCTCACTTCCCACCAAGAACACAAAGCGCTTTGGATGGGACAAAAAA TATCTAGTTGTTAGCAGTAAGAAGATCCTTTTCTATAACAGCGAGCTGGACCGGGAACAGGGCAATCCTTTCATGACACTGGACATTGA TAAACTGTTTCATGTCCGACCAGTCACTCACACCGATGTGTACCGAGCAGATCCCAAAGAAATCCCAAGGATATTCCAG ATTCTATACGCTAACGAAGGCGAGGTTAAACGCGACCAGGAGGTCGTGATGGAGCCCACGCCGTTTGGAGAACGGCCCTCGTACATCAGCCACAAGGGCCACGAGTTCATCCTCACCCTCTACCACTTCCCGTCCAGCTGCGAGGTCTGCACCCGCCCCCTGTGGCACGTCTTCAAGCCCCCTCCTGCCCTCGAGTGCCGCCGCTGCCACACCAAGTGCCACAAGGACCACCTGGACAAGAAGGAGGAAGTTATTGTTCCCTGCAAGG TGAATTATGACATGTCCACGGCCAaagagctgcttctgctgaccaactctcaggaggagcagcagcgctggGTCAGTCACCTCTACAAACGCATCCCGAGGAAGCATCCCACGTTGGGTCCCGCCGCCTCACTGAGCACGTCTCCCGAGGCGCCGCCGCGTTCCTCTCCGCGAGTGTCCCCCAGGCCGTCGCCCAGGAGTTCTCCTCACATGTCGCCTCACCGCGGCGCCGTCAAGATCCAGTctggcagacagcagcagacatcCAGCAAGacgaggtga
- the LOC130515843 gene encoding rho-associated protein kinase 2-like isoform X6, whose amino-acid sequence MSHTWQSPNCCTTFRGGGQKGGSVWFLREGTRQQVGQSCRSCCRRLPRPDPAAFAPSLLPELYQKVPPSTGSWSDRKVRLGRNGVDDIKRHAFFQNNQWTFDIIRETVAPVVPELSSDIDTSNFDDIENDKGNAETFPPPRAFVGNQLPFVGFTYFKEDQLLKANNKYLAEDSKDGEENSENKESDTNTELQKKLHQLEEQLDCEMQAKDELEQKCKNATNRLEKLVKELDKEMSGRQKVEASLRQLERERALLQHQSVENLRKVELETDRKRSLENELNNLRDQLEDLRKKNQNSQISNEKNIQLQKQLDDTNAGLQAEQEAAARLKKSQAEAQKQAQSLEASLGETKERCSQLEKDRMELEKQLTALQAELDEERRDGNLRTETIADLQGRVGRLKEEVKEVKSSHSEVLSEKKKLQEQLGILEKEKSNQEIDLMFKLRTLQQSMELEELEHKATKAKLADQNKIDHSIEEATPEALKEVELTLQEERSLKMQVEGKLLQLKKEHSMLDCDYKQAKQKLDELQTQKEKLSEEVKNLSLRLEQESHRRSLSQSELKMQTQQVSVLRSSEKQLKQELNHLLDMKQTLDKQNQELRREKQEVGGQLKELKDQLEAEQYFTTLYKTQVRELKDESDKKSKQCKELQRRLAEYKEERESLTAQLEASLTKVDTEQLARSIAEEQYSDLEKEKIMKELEIKDMMARHKQELGDKEATISSLEESNRTLTVDVANLAGEKEELNNQLKEMQQKLQKAKEAEKQMNSHKMSFERMLQNERTLKIQAINKLAEVMNRRVPVRGGTEVHRREKENRKLQLELRAEKEKLNSTIIKYQREMTDMQALLAEENQVRLELQMALDSKESDIEQLRCQISTLSVHSLDSTSISSGNDLDTSEGYPVRISHSHTSESMSFTYQRTHKSVCIGTRPRLHSDLFDSESEDEDERDGRVEQGPAPLALTYEQPPEAEPGDSRLEGWISLPTKNTKRFGWDKKYLVVSSKKILFYNSELDREQGNPFMTLDIDKLFHVRPVTHTDVYRADPKEIPRIFQILYANEGEVKRDQEVVMEPTPFGERPSYISHKGHEFILTLYHFPSSCEVCTRPLWHVFKPPPALECRRCHTKCHKDHLDKKEEVIVPCKVNYDMSTAKELLLLTNSQEEQQRWVSHLYKRIPRKHPTLGPAASLSTSPEAPPRSSPRVSPRPSPRSSPHMSPHRGAVKIQSGRQQQTSSKTRLLDFGLNDWSWSLDDVDNEDDDDDDDLFF is encoded by the exons ATGTCCCACACGTGGCAAAGCCCAAACTGCTGCACCACttttaggggggggggtcaaaaagGAGGGTCTGTGTGGTTTTTAAGAGAGGGAACGAGGCAGCAGGTTGGGCAGTCGTGCCGGAGTTGCTGCCGTCGCCTCCCGCGGCCTGATCCCGCTGCcttcgctccctctctcctcccggAACTTTATCAGAAGGTTCCACCGTCTACCGGCAGCTGGTCGGATCG GAAAGTTCGGCTGGGACGCAATGGAGTGGATGACATCAAGCGGCACGCGTTTTTCCAGAACAACCAGTGGACCTTCGACATCATccgagaga CGGTGGCTCCAGTCGTGCCAGAGCTGAGCAGTGACATCGACACCAGCAACTTTGACGACATAGAGAATGACAAAGGCAACGCCGAGACCTTCCCTCCACCCAGAGCGTTCGTGGGCAACCAGCTGCCGTTTGTTGGCTTCACTTACTTCAAGGAGGACCA GTTACTGAAGGCGAATAATAAATACTTGGCAGAAGATTCAAAGGACGGTGAGGAAAACAGCGAGAATAAGGAGTCGGACACCAACACAGAG CTTCAGAAAAAGCTtcatcagctggaggagcagctcgaCTGTGAGATGCAGGCCAAAgatgagctggagcagaagTGCAA AAATGCCACCAACCGTTTAGAAAAGCTTGTGAAAGAGCTGGACAAGGAG ATGAGCGGCAGACAGAAAGTGGAGGCCTCGCTCCGTCAGCTGGAGAGAGAAcgagctctgctgcagcaccagagcGTCGAGAACCTGCGCAAGGTGGAGCTCGAGACTGACAGGAAGCGGAGCCTGGAGAACGAAT tgaaCAACCTGAGGGATCAGCTGGAGGATCTTCGGAAAAAGAACCAGAATTCCCAAATCTCCAACGAGAAGAATATCCAACTGCAGAAACAA CTCGACGACACCAACGCTGGGCTGCAGGCGGAACAGGAGGCGGCAGCCAGGCTGAAGAAGAGTCAGGCAGAGGCGCAGAAACAGGCTCAGAGCCTGGAGGCCAGCCTGGGGGAGACGAAGGAGAGGTGTAGCCAGCTGGAAAAGGACaggatggagctggagaagcagctgacGGCGCTGCAGGCCGAGctggacgaggagaggagagatggaaaCCTCAGGACCGAAACCATCGCTGACCTGCAGG GACGTGTTGGGAGactgaaggaggaggtgaaagaaGTGAAATCCTCCCACTCTGAAGTCCTGTCTGAAAAGAAGAAGCTTCAGGAGCAGTTGGGCATCCTTGAAAAG GAGAAGAGCAACCAGGAGATAGACTTGATGTTCAAGCTGAGGACTCTGCAGCAGAGtatggagctggaggagctggagcacaagGCCACCAAAGCCAAGCTGGCGGATCAAAATAAGATCGACCATTCCATCGAGGAGGCCACCCCTGAGGCCCTGAAAG AGGTGGAATTgacgctgcaggaggagcgCAGCCTGAAGATGCAGGTGGAggggaagctgctgcagctgaagaaggagCACTCCATGCTGGACTGTGACTACAAGCAGGCCAAGCAAAAGCTGGAcgagctgcagacacaaaaggaGAAACTCTCCGAAGAG GTAAAGAACCTGAGCCTgcggctggagcaggagagccACAGGCGAAGTCTGAGCCAGAGCGAGCTGAAGATGCAGACCCAGCAGGTGTCGGTGCTCCGCTCTTCAGAGAAACAGCTCAAGCAGGAGCTCAACCACCTGCTGGACATGAAGCAGACCCTGGACAAGCAGAACCAGGAACTGCGCAG GGAGAAGCAGGAGGTGGGTGGCCAGCTGAAGGAACTGAAAGAccagctggaggcagaacaGTATTTCACG ACCCTGTACAAGACGCAGGTCCGTGAGCTGAAGGACGAGAGCGACAAGAAGAGCAAACAGTGCAaagagctgcagcggcggctgGCAGAGTAcaaggaggagag GGAGTCACTGACGGCCCAGCTGGAAGCCAGTTTAACCAAGGTGGACACTGAGCAGCTGGCCCGCTCCATCGCCGAGGAGCAGTACTCtgacctggagaaggagaagatcatgaaggagctggagatcaAAGACATGATGGCGAGACACAAGCAGGAACTCGGCGACAAGGAGGCCACCATCAGCTCG ctggaggagtccAACCGCACGCTGACGGTGGACGTAGCCAACCTGGccggagagaaggaggagctcAACAACCAGctgaaagaaatgcagcaaa aGTTGCAGAAAGCCAAAGAAGCGGAGAAGCAGATGAACTCGCACAAAATGTCTTTCGAAAGGATGCTGCAGAACGAACGCACGCTGAAAATCCAG GCCATCAACAAGCTGGCCGAGGTGATGAACAGAAGGGTGCCGGTGCGGGGGGGCACGGAGGTTcacaggagggagaaggagaacagGAAGCTGCAACTGGAGCTGcgggcagagaaggagaaactCAACAGCACCATCATCAAGTACCAGAGGGAAATGACAGATATGCAGGCG CTGTTGGCGGAGGAGAACCAGGTTCGCCTGGAGCTTCAGATGGCGCTGGACAGCAAAGAGAGCGACATCGAGCAGCTGCGTTGCCAGATTTCCACCCTCAGCGTTCACTCACTGGActccaccagcatcagcagcggCAACGACCTGGACACGAGCGAGGGATACCCAG TGCGCATTAGTCACTCCCACACCTCCGAATCTATGTCCTTCACCTACCAGCGAACACACAAATCCGTCTGCATCGGCACGCGGCCCCGCCTGCACTCGGATCTCTTTGACTCCGAGTCTGAGGACGAGGACGAACGTGACGGGCGGGTGGAGCAGGGCCCGGCCCCCCTGGCGCTCACCTACGAGCAGCCCCCTGAGGCTGAACCTGGAG ACTCCAGGCTGGAGGGCTGGATCTCACTTCCCACCAAGAACACAAAGCGCTTTGGATGGGACAAAAAA TATCTAGTTGTTAGCAGTAAGAAGATCCTTTTCTATAACAGCGAGCTGGACCGGGAACAGGGCAATCCTTTCATGACACTGGACATTGA TAAACTGTTTCATGTCCGACCAGTCACTCACACCGATGTGTACCGAGCAGATCCCAAAGAAATCCCAAGGATATTCCAG ATTCTATACGCTAACGAAGGCGAGGTTAAACGCGACCAGGAGGTCGTGATGGAGCCCACGCCGTTTGGAGAACGGCCCTCGTACATCAGCCACAAGGGCCACGAGTTCATCCTCACCCTCTACCACTTCCCGTCCAGCTGCGAGGTCTGCACCCGCCCCCTGTGGCACGTCTTCAAGCCCCCTCCTGCCCTCGAGTGCCGCCGCTGCCACACCAAGTGCCACAAGGACCACCTGGACAAGAAGGAGGAAGTTATTGTTCCCTGCAAGG TGAATTATGACATGTCCACGGCCAaagagctgcttctgctgaccaactctcaggaggagcagcagcgctggGTCAGTCACCTCTACAAACGCATCCCGAGGAAGCATCCCACGTTGGGTCCCGCCGCCTCACTGAGCACGTCTCCCGAGGCGCCGCCGCGTTCCTCTCCGCGAGTGTCCCCCAGGCCGTCGCCCAGGAGTTCTCCTCACATGTCGCCTCACCGCGGCGCCGTCAAGATCCAGTctggcagacagcagcagacatcCAGCAAGacgag ATTGCTCGATTTCGGCCTGAACGACTGGAGCTGGTCGTTGGACGATGTCGATAAcgaggacgatgatgatgatgatgatttgttCTTCTGA